Genomic segment of Longimicrobiales bacterium:
TGCGCGTGCCGCTGCCGCGGCAGGACGAGGTCGTGCTCACGTACGGTCGGGAGGAGCCACCCGCAGCGCAGCACCGCACGGTCGTGTCGCTGCGGGCGCCGTCCCGCGCGCCGCCGCAGCTGCCTGCCGTCGACTCCCTCTACATCATCGGCGACACGCACGGCATGCTGACCGAGCTACAGGCGGGAATGCGCGGCGCCGGGTTGATCGATTCGGCCGGTCACTGGAGCGGCGGCCGACGGCACGTCGTGTTCGCGGGCGACCTGCTCGATCGCGGGCCTGACGTGCTGCCGCTGCTGTGGTTCGTCTATCGCCTGGAGCGCGAAGCGGCGCATCACGGCGGCGGTGTTCACACGCTGCTGGGCAATCACGAAATCATGGTGCTGCTCGGTGACCTGCGTTACGTGCACGGCCGCGAACGGCACGTCGCGGAGCTGCACGACCTGCCGTACGACCGCATGTTCAACGTGCGGACCTCGCTGCTCGGCCGCTGGCTCGCATCCAGGCCTGCACTCATGCGGATCGGGCGCGTTCTCATCGCGCACGGCGGCGTTGCGCCGGAGATGACCTTCGGCTCGGTCGCGCAGGTGAACGACACGCTCGCCGCATACATGAGCGAGGACCTGTTCCACTACTGGGCCGATACCACGAAGGTCATCACAATCGACTCACTCAGCTATCAGCGGCGGGAAGACTTCTTCTGGGATTCCAGCTCCCTCTTCTGGCACCGTGCGTTCGTGCAGGCGGACACGCTCGGCGCACAGCTGGACAGCGTGCTGCGTCACTTCGACAGCGATGTGCTCGTCGTCGGCCATACGCCGGTCGACACATCCGGCGTCCGCTACGACGGCAGGCTCATCGCTGCGCACACACCGCAGTACGGGGCGGAGTTCGTGCTGCTCGTCCGTGCGCCGCAGGGGTTGCAGCGCTTCCGCGTCCGCAGCGACGGCACGACCACTCCGTTCTGAGGGCCGCGGCGCCCGCGGCTGCTTCCAGAGCCGGTGGACCTGGGGGGAGCCTCCGGAGGATGAGGGAGGAACCGGACGCAGGCCGCCGCTCACTGCCGCCCTGGTGGTGGTCCGGCAGCCCCCGGGTGGTTAGAATGAACAGCACTCACCGACCAGACATCCATCCGGAGGCCGCCGTTGAAGCTCCCGTTCTCCCCGGGCGTGGGCCCTGGTGCGCCGCCCGCCGCCGCCCGTCGAATAGAGCCGCCGCCCGCGCAGGACGATCCGCGCGACGCGGTCCGCGATGACGGCTGGGGCTTTGCCGACACCGCGTTCGGCCTCACGGCCGAAGGGCACATCACGGTCACCGGTGGCCGCTACGCCGGCCTGAGCGGGGAGGTGCTGCCGAACCTGCTACCCTGGTTCCGGCGCGTCATCGCTGTCGACTTCCCGCTCGACTCCCCCGATGGTGCCTACCCGCCGCCGGTGGACGCGCCGCGCAGTGCCGATCGCTTCTTCGCGGCACTCGACGGCGTGCTCGCGGAAGACCAGGTGAGCACCGACCCGGTCGTCCGGCTGCGCCGCGGCCACGGCCACACGGTCGCCGAGATGGATGCGGTGCGCTCCGACGGCTTCGTGCGCGTCCCCGACTATGTCGTGTTTCCGACGACGGAGGGACAAGTCGGCGCACTGGTCGACGCGGCTGGCGAACACGGCGTGGTGCTGGTGCCGTACGGCGGTGGCACCAACGTGACCGAGGCGCTGCGCTGCCTCCCGGACGAGGAGCGGCCGATCGTCGCGGTCGACATGGGTCGCATGAACCGGATCGAGTGGATCGATCCGGTGGACCGGATGGCGTGCATTCAGGCGGGTGCCACGGGCCGGCACATCCAGGCGCAGCTGGCGGAGCACGGATTCACGATGGGCCACGAGCCGGACAGTCTCGAGTTCTCGACACTCGGCGGCTGGATCGCCACGAATGCGAGCGGCATGAAGAAGAACCGCTACGGCAACATCGAGGATCTGGTGCTGGACGTGTCCGTGGCGACGCCGGCCGGTGTGCTGTCGCGCTCGCAGGTCGCGCCACGCGAGAGCGTCGGAATCGACCCGCGGCTTTGGATGATCGGCAGCGAGGGAACGCTCGGTATAATCACCTCGGCCGTCGTGAAGCTGTTTCCGCTGCCGCAGGAGCAACGCTACGGCTCGCTGCTGTTTCGCAGCTTCGAGGAGGGGCTCGGCTTCATGTACGAGCTGGCGCAGCAGGACCGGCCGCCGGCATCCGTGCGGCTCATGGACAACCTGCAGTTTCAGTTCGGACAGGCGCTGAAGCCGGTCACCGGCGGCCGCGCGAAGAAGCTGAAGAGCCGCGCCGAGAAGTGGCTGGTGACCGGGCCTCTCGGTTTCGACCCTGACCACATGGTGGCGGTGACGCTGGTGTTCGAGGGCACGCGCGAGGAGGTGGTGCGGCAGGAGCGTGATGTCTATCGCCTGGCGAAGCGGCACCGCGGATTCAGGGGCGGAGCCGACAACGGCAGGCGCGGCTATATGCTGACGTTCGGCATCGCCTACATCCGCGACTTCGTGCTGCAGCATGGGATCGTGGGCGAGTCGTTCGAGACCTCCGTGCCGTGGAGTCGCGCCGCCGAGCTGATCGAGCGGGTCAACGCGCGTGTGCTCACTGCGCACCGCGCCCGCGGGCTGCCCGGCCGTCCGTTCTTCTCCTGCCGTGTCACGCAGCTCTACGAGACCGGCTGCTGCATCTATTTCTACATGGCGTTCTATGGCGGGGGTGTGCCCAATGCGGTCGGCATCTACCACGAGATCGAGGTGGAGGCGCGCGAAGAGGTGCTGGCGGCAGGCGGCTCGATCTCGCACCACCATGGCGTCGGCAAGCTGCGGCTGCCGTTCGTGCCGGGCATCATGTCGCCCGCGAGCATCGAGTGGCGCGCGCGGCTCAAGGCCGCACTCGATCCGGATGGCGTGTTCGCGGCTCAGTCCCCGCTTCCGTCGGAGCGACCCGTGACGGCCGACGCATCATGACGCGCGAAAAATCAGGCGTGCGTGTTCTGCTCACGGGCTGCACTGGCTTCGTAGGCAAGGTTGTGCTTGCGGAGCTGATGCGGCGACGCGACGAGCTTGGCATTGCAGCGGTGCACCTGCTGATCCGGCCGCGCCGTGGCCGCTCCGCGCAGGAGCGGTTCGACTTTGATGTCGCCAGCTCGCCGTGCTTCTCGCGACTCGACGCGGGCTGGCGTGACCTGTGCCACCCGGTCAGGGGTGACATCGTCGACGACGGGCTCGGCCTCGACGCACACACGGCCGAGCGGCTCACAACGGAGCTGACGCACGTCATCCACTGCGCCGCGTCCGTCCGCTTCGACCTGCCGATTGCCGAAGCGGCCGACATCAACATCGGCGGAGCGCTGCATGTACTCGAGTTCGCACAGCGCTGCACCTCACTGCATCGGCTCGTCGATGTCTCCACCGCGTACGTGACGCCGCATCCCGGCGCCGGTGTGCCTGTGCACGAGACGCTGGTCGCGCTGCCTTTCGATGTGGAGGAGACATACGCCTCGATCGTGGCGGGCACCGCGAACGAGCGCGCCCTACTCGCCACATCGCGGCACGCGAACACCTACACGCTTACGAAGTGCATGGCCGAAGTGCTGCTGGCACGCCGGCGCGGCAATGTGCCGCTCACGCTGCTGCGTCCGAGCATCGTGTCGGCGTGCCGCCGCTACCCGTTCCCCGGCTGGATCGACAGCCGCGCGGCGTACGCCGCGTTCATCTCACTGCTCGGCGCCGGCTACCTGCGGGTGGTGCGATTCGACCCGAACGTGGCTCCCGACCTGGTGCCGTGCGACGACGTCGCCCACAGGATTCTCGCGTGCGCGTTCGATCCGGAGCAGCAGCAGCCTCTGCTCGTACGTCACGCCGTATCCGGTCTCGAGAACAGCGGCCGTCTGAGCGACCTGGCGCGGCATCACGAGCTGTACTTCCAGGCGCATCCGCACGAGCGCCCGGCGCGCTGGGTCTACTGCGGCCCGTCGCCGCTGCTCTTCCGCATCAACGAATGGCTGCATCATCACGTTCCAATGAGTCTGGCGCGGCTGGGCGCGCGCATGAGTCGAAGGCACGAGGACGAGGCGAAGATCGGCAAGCTCCATGCGGCCATCGGCTCGCTGGACCGGGTGTTCAACTACTTCGGTCATCACACGTTCGACTTCCGTACGTCGTTCCCGCCACCCGAAGGATTCGAGCTGGATCCCTATCTCGACACGATATCGGCGGGCATCTCCCACCACCTGCTGAAGCGGGACCCATGCGTGGCGCGGCTGCAGATGCACGGCATGGACGCCGGCTGGGCGCTCCGTCAGCCGGAGGGTAATGCGACGCAGCGTGTTCTCGCGTATTTCATGCGCAAGGTGCTGCGGGGTGCCGGTGTCCAGATCACATTCGACGAGGCATCGATCAAGGCCGCGTTGCGCGAGGTCGGACCGGAAGACCTGGTGGTGCTCGCGCCGAGCCACCGCAGCTACATGGACTTCCTGGTGACGTCGCTGCTCTGCTTCGCGCATCCCGGGCTGAAGCTGCGACTGCCGCGCGTCGCGGCGACCGACGATTTCGCCCGCATTCCGATCGTCGGGTCGGTGCTCAGGGCGGCGGGTGCGTTCTACATTCGGCGCGGCACCGGTGCGCCTGACCCGGCCCTGAACGAGCAGCTGGACGAGCTGGTGCGCGCAGGCCACTCGCTCGAGTTCTACCCCGAAGGCAAGCGCAGTCGCTCGCGCAGGTTCCTGCCGGCAAAGCGCGGGATCCTGCGCGCGCTGCAGGGCACGGGCCACCGCACGGTGGTGCTGCCGCTGGCGATCAGCTACGACCGGATAGCGGAGGAGGCGGGCTTCCTGCGCGAGCTGGACGGCATCTCCCGGCACCGCGGCGGCCTCAGGCCGCTCATGCGCTGGCTGGTGGAACTGACGAAGGGCCGCATCCGCCTCGGTCGGACGCACATCCGCTTCGGTACGGCGCTGCCGCTGGAGTCGGACACGGACGTGCCGGAGCTCGGCCGCATGCTGATCGCCGAGCTCCAGAAGAACACCGTGGCGACGACGTTCCACCTGCGTGCGTTCTGTACAGCGCACGCATCCGCGGGCATCGAACCGGAGGCGCTCCAGACGGAGATCGTGCGGCGCGGCGGCCTGGTCATCGAGAGCGGGCTCGAACGGGCGGGCGAGGTACCGGCGCTGGTGCGGAGGACGTACGAGACGCAGTGGATGCACCTGTTCTATGCGGACGCGCTGGAGCGATTCGGCGGCGAAGGTGCAGTCGGAGCACACGTGCGCCGCAACGGCTTCTGGTTCCCCGTCGCATCCACCGGTGGGGACGACCTGATGACGCACCGAGTGCTGACGGCACTGTTCGAGCCGATCTGCGAGGACTACCAGCGGGTGGCGGCCGAGGTGGAGACGTTCCCGGCCGATGGGCTGACCGTGCTCGAGATCGTGCGGCGCACGCCGGGCTCGTTTCTGCGCGATGTCGAAGACGCGCTCGACGAGCTGACGGACACAGGCGTGCTCGAGTTCGACGGTGAGAGGTTTCGACGCGCGGAGGGCACTGGCGCAGCCAGGGTGGTGGCCCATGCGCGCTGGGCGGGAGGGCTCGGCGGCGTGCGCAGCGCCTCCGTCCATTGAAGGATGGTGGGGCGGGCTTTCTGATCACGGGCGGCACCGGCTTCCTGGGCCGCCACGTGCTGTTCACACTGCGTCGCCTGCAACCGGACGCGCGGTTGCTGGTACTGGTCCGCGACGCCGCGGCGTGGCAGGCGCAGGAGTGGACTGCGGAGCTCGGACCGGTCGAGCTGGTGGAGGGTCCGCTCACGCCGACGGACGCCTGGCGCGCCGATCCGCGGCTTGCCGGCGTGCGCGGTATCTTCCACCTGGCTGCGGTGGTCAACCACTCGCGGTCCGCCCTCGCTGAAACGTTCCACACGAATGTGACCGGGACCACCGCGATGGTGGAGCTCGCTGCAGACCTCGGCTGCCGGCTGCTCTTCGTGTCGACTTCAGGTATCGTGTCGTGCTCGCGCCGACCCGGCGAAGGCGCGTTCGAGGACGGCAAGTTCCGCGACAGCGTGGTCGGGACGTGGCCCTACTACGCGTCCAAGATCGGGGCGGAGCGGGAGGCGCGCGCGCTGGCCGCGCGGCGCGGCGTGGAGCTGGTCGTGGTCCGGCCGCCCGTACTGCTCGGCCCCGGCGACCACCGGTTCCGTTCGACGGTCAATGTGCTGCGCGTGCTGCGCGGCCGCGTGCCGGCCGTACCGCCCGGGGGCATGCACTTCGCCGACGTGCGCGATGCGGCGGGCGCGATCGTGCGCGCAATGCTGCTGCCGCGGCCGCGCCCCGTCTACCACCTGGTCGGCACGGTCTCATCGCTGGACGCGTTCTTCTGCCGCGTCGCCGCGGCTGCCGGATTGCGCCGCACCTGGCGTGTGCTGCCGTCGTGGCTGATGCTGGCCGCCGCACGGGTCAACCATCGGCTCGGCTCACCGCTGCACGTGCTGCCGGATCCCGTCCTGATCGAAATGGCCAGCCACCACTGGGACCACTGCTCGCGTTACGCCGAGCCGGAGCTCGGTTACGCCTCTCGAGCGCCGGAGGAGACGCTGCGCGATACGGTCGACTGGCTGCGCGAGCACCATCCCGAGATCCGGCGTGCGACCGCCGGGCCGCCAGCCGCCGGCGGCGCATCTGCCGCCGCTCGCTACGGCTGACAGCCCGCCCGTATCTTGAACCTGATTCCTGCAAGCGATGTGGTGTAGTCGTTCGCGTTCAGCGCCTGACGTTCCGTGGCCGCACCGTGCTTTCACGATGCGGCCATTCCGGAGCTTCAATCCAGAGGTATCGCCTGCTGCCCTCGCGGCGCGTTGGCCAGTGCGAGCCGGGCAACTGCAAAGCCGAGTTCCTGTCCGGCGGTGATGTCGAAGTGATAGTGGAGGCCGGCATACAGGCGCGCGACGCCGGCCTCGTCCACCTGCGCATTCAGGTTCGCCGTTTCCGCCGGGAAGAAATCACGCAGCACGCCGACGGCCGCCGCTGAGAGGCATGAATGGGCAGAGGGATAGGCCGGGAAGTTGGGCCGTCCCACGGGCGTGGCAATGCCCGGATCGGCCTGGTGCGGGCGGATGTACCAGTACGCGTACTTGGCGTCCCAGCAGCCAATGCTGGCGTCCATGATGGCCATGTACATCACCGCGAACATTCGTGTCGCCGCCCGCTCATTCATGTTTCTCGAAGCGGCGAGACCGGACGCGACGGCACCGAAATACCCCATTGGACCGCCCGGACCGCTGCCGCCCTGCCAGAACCGCGCGATCTCCAGCTGTTCAGGCGTCACGTTGTCGGTATAGTGTCGTACCTCGGTGAGCGCTGCGATAAACTCGGCTGAGCCGAACGCGGGCGGCGGGGCCGGCCGGAACTGGTCGCCGCTTTCGAGCACCCACGGCCGCACGTCACCCCAGAGCGGGCTCACGGGCTGAAGTGGCGGCGGGCCGTTCAGCCAGAATCCGGGCCCGGCCGGGATGCTGCCGCTCCAGATCGCGGCGCTCCCATCGGTCGCGGCACGTTCCAGAACGGCCACCGCGGCCTGCTCCCCCACTATGATACCGGCAGCGTAATCGGCGCTGCGCTCGGACGGAAGCTGCGGCAGCAGCACGGCGTCGGATGCGAGCTGCGCATCAATGGCCGGACCCTCCATCGGATAGATGGCACGCAGCACGGTCGCGGCGGCGGCTGCGGCAGCTCCGGCCTCGGATGGATGACGTCCGTGGTCCTTCCCGTCCGCGGCGGCAATCACGGCGTTGTACTGGGCGACGCTGACGAGGGCATAGGTGCGGGCAATTCCCAGGGGCCCGAACTCCCGGCGACCAATGATAGTGCGGGTCAGCGCGACCCACCGTTCCGCGGCGGTGGCGCGGTCAACGACAGCGTTCATTCGAAGCGCCTCGGGCGGAGTTTCAGCCGGCTGGTAAACGCCGGCGTCGCAGCCCGTGAGGGCGGCCATCATCATGATCAGGCCCGCTTGATGCACCTTGCGTTTCACTGGGGTGTGCATGTGGACTCCTTTTTCTGGCTGTCGGTGGTCATTGCCAGCCGCCATTCGGGGGCGACATCTTGGAAGGAACCGTCGCCGTTGCCCGTGGCAGCGCTCTGCGTTGGTTCCCTTCTGATTGCTGTACGCGCAGTACTGCGGCGAAACGAGCCATGGACACACCACCGACCGTCACACAGCTCCTCGCCCTCGCGTCTTCCGGGGATGAGACTGCGCTCGCTCGCGCGTTTCCATTGGTGTACGGCGAACTGCGCGGTCTCGCCCGGCGGCAGCTTCGACGGGAATGCGAAGGTTTCACTCTGAACAGCGTCGCGCTCGTGCACGAGGCGTATTTGCGGCTTGTGGACCAGACCCGGGTGCAGTGGCGTGATCGCGCGCACTTCCTCGCAGTGGCTGCGATGGCGATGCGTAGGATTCTGATCGATGAAGCCCGTCGGCGACGGGCCGTCCGCCATGGGGGCGGCGCGCAGCGGGTGCCGCTCGATGGGATCGATGTCGCATCGCCCGACGACCACGCAGACCTCCTGCTCGACCTGGACTCCGCGTTGTCACGGCTGAGCGTGCTCGACAGCCGACAGGCGCGCGTGGTGGAGTGTCGTTTCTTCGGAGGCCTTACGGAGGAGGAGACAGCTGCAGCGCTCGGCATCGGGCTGCGCACCGTGAAGCGCGACTGGGCGAAGGCGCGCAGCTGGCTCTATCAGGAATTGTATCCGGAAGCCGTCACATGACCGATGACGCACGGCCGGATGGCGGGGCCGATGATGCGCGCGACGAATTCCGCAGGGCGGATGCGATCTTCGACGCCGCACTCGACCAGGAACCTCACGAACGCGCGCAGTATGTCGAGCGCGCGTGCGACGGTGATCTCGTGCTGCGCGACGCTGTGCTGCGATTGCTCCGCGCGTACGAGCGCTCCACCGATTTCCTCGCCCACCGGGCAGCGGACCTTGCGACGCTCCTGACATCCGAAACGCGATCGACCGATCACGACGACGACGCGCAGCTGCGCGAGCGAATCCAGCGATTGCTCGGCGACGCATACCGCCTGGAGTCGCGTGTGGCGCGCGGTGGCATGGCCATCGTCTACCGTGCGCACGACGCCCGGCACGATCGCACCGTGGCCGTGAAGGTGCTCGATCCCGCGCTCGGAGCGGCCCTCGATTCGGACGCCGGTGCAAAGCGGTTCCTCACCGAGATCAGGACAGCGGCGCGTCTGAATCATCCGAACCTGCTTCCGCTCTTCGACTCCGGCGCAGGCGACGGGCTGCTGTTCTACGTCATGCCGTTCATCGCGGGGGAGACCCTGCGGCAGCGTTTGCAGCGGCAGTCTCCGCTGCCGCTCGATGAGGCCGTGCACATCGCGCTCGGCGTGGCGAGTGCGCTCGAGTACGCCCATGCACAGGGCGTGGTGCACCGTGACCTGAAGCCGGAGAACATTCTGCTCCACGCGGGCCAGCCCCTGGTGGCCGATTTCGGTATTGCGTTCGCAGCATCGCATGCCGGCGGCGCACGGTTTACGAGAACCGGATTCCACCTCGGCACTCCGCAATACATGGCGCCGGAGCAGGTATCGGGAGATGGCGGTGTCGACGCGAGCGCCGACGTGTACGCGCTGGGTGCCGTTACCTACGAAATGCTGACGGGCGAGCCACCGCACTCAGCGTCGAACGCACAGGCAGTTCTTGCCAAGCGCGTCAGCGAGCGACCCACGCCCGTTCGTGTGCTGCGTGAGAGCGTTCCACCTCGCGTGGCGCTGGCGGTTGAGCGCGCTCTGGAACGGCTGCCGGTCGACCGCTTTCCGAGTGCGGGCCACTTCGCCGCGGCCCTCGCGGGATCATCGGTCGAAGCCGGCCCCGAACGGCTATCCAGGCGAGCGGTAGCGGTGCTCGGCGTCTTTGCTGTTGGCGCGGCCGCTTTGATGCTGTGGCCGGGAGGACGCGACATCGTCGAGACGCCCCCGGTCACCTCGTTCTTTGCCGTAGCGCCCATACCGGATGCGGGCATCGGCCGTTCACCGGCACTCACGCCCGACGGCGAACGGCTCGTCTACCCGGGTTCTCCGGAGACGCAGCGCCGGGTTTTCGTTCGAAACATCAACGAACTGAACGCACGCCCGATACCC
This window contains:
- a CDS encoding metallophosphoesterase, with amino-acid sequence MVDSIRSENPARGVARALRMGLVLAVLGVLAFAWRQEMRFDGEYGLVVFIERDTLEVRWLTGQAGAGMLEIAPGPGGTPVRVLTPSSFRHQVRVPLPRQDEVVLTYGREEPPAAQHRTVVSLRAPSRAPPQLPAVDSLYIIGDTHGMLTELQAGMRGAGLIDSAGHWSGGRRHVVFAGDLLDRGPDVLPLLWFVYRLEREAAHHGGGVHTLLGNHEIMVLLGDLRYVHGRERHVAELHDLPYDRMFNVRTSLLGRWLASRPALMRIGRVLIAHGGVAPEMTFGSVAQVNDTLAAYMSEDLFHYWADTTKVITIDSLSYQRREDFFWDSSSLFWHRAFVQADTLGAQLDSVLRHFDSDVLVVGHTPVDTSGVRYDGRLIAAHTPQYGAEFVLLVRAPQGLQRFRVRSDGTTTPF
- a CDS encoding FAD-binding oxidoreductase, which translates into the protein MKLPFSPGVGPGAPPAAARRIEPPPAQDDPRDAVRDDGWGFADTAFGLTAEGHITVTGGRYAGLSGEVLPNLLPWFRRVIAVDFPLDSPDGAYPPPVDAPRSADRFFAALDGVLAEDQVSTDPVVRLRRGHGHTVAEMDAVRSDGFVRVPDYVVFPTTEGQVGALVDAAGEHGVVLVPYGGGTNVTEALRCLPDEERPIVAVDMGRMNRIEWIDPVDRMACIQAGATGRHIQAQLAEHGFTMGHEPDSLEFSTLGGWIATNASGMKKNRYGNIEDLVLDVSVATPAGVLSRSQVAPRESVGIDPRLWMIGSEGTLGIITSAVVKLFPLPQEQRYGSLLFRSFEEGLGFMYELAQQDRPPASVRLMDNLQFQFGQALKPVTGGRAKKLKSRAEKWLVTGPLGFDPDHMVAVTLVFEGTREEVVRQERDVYRLAKRHRGFRGGADNGRRGYMLTFGIAYIRDFVLQHGIVGESFETSVPWSRAAELIERVNARVLTAHRARGLPGRPFFSCRVTQLYETGCCIYFYMAFYGGGVPNAVGIYHEIEVEAREEVLAAGGSISHHHGVGKLRLPFVPGIMSPASIEWRARLKAALDPDGVFAAQSPLPSERPVTADAS
- a CDS encoding SDR family oxidoreductase: MTREKSGVRVLLTGCTGFVGKVVLAELMRRRDELGIAAVHLLIRPRRGRSAQERFDFDVASSPCFSRLDAGWRDLCHPVRGDIVDDGLGLDAHTAERLTTELTHVIHCAASVRFDLPIAEAADINIGGALHVLEFAQRCTSLHRLVDVSTAYVTPHPGAGVPVHETLVALPFDVEETYASIVAGTANERALLATSRHANTYTLTKCMAEVLLARRRGNVPLTLLRPSIVSACRRYPFPGWIDSRAAYAAFISLLGAGYLRVVRFDPNVAPDLVPCDDVAHRILACAFDPEQQQPLLVRHAVSGLENSGRLSDLARHHELYFQAHPHERPARWVYCGPSPLLFRINEWLHHHVPMSLARLGARMSRRHEDEAKIGKLHAAIGSLDRVFNYFGHHTFDFRTSFPPPEGFELDPYLDTISAGISHHLLKRDPCVARLQMHGMDAGWALRQPEGNATQRVLAYFMRKVLRGAGVQITFDEASIKAALREVGPEDLVVLAPSHRSYMDFLVTSLLCFAHPGLKLRLPRVAATDDFARIPIVGSVLRAAGAFYIRRGTGAPDPALNEQLDELVRAGHSLEFYPEGKRSRSRRFLPAKRGILRALQGTGHRTVVLPLAISYDRIAEEAGFLRELDGISRHRGGLRPLMRWLVELTKGRIRLGRTHIRFGTALPLESDTDVPELGRMLIAELQKNTVATTFHLRAFCTAHASAGIEPEALQTEIVRRGGLVIESGLERAGEVPALVRRTYETQWMHLFYADALERFGGEGAVGAHVRRNGFWFPVASTGGDDLMTHRVLTALFEPICEDYQRVAAEVETFPADGLTVLEIVRRTPGSFLRDVEDALDELTDTGVLEFDGERFRRAEGTGAARVVAHARWAGGLGGVRSASVH
- a CDS encoding NAD-dependent epimerase/dehydratase family protein — protein: MKDGGAGFLITGGTGFLGRHVLFTLRRLQPDARLLVLVRDAAAWQAQEWTAELGPVELVEGPLTPTDAWRADPRLAGVRGIFHLAAVVNHSRSALAETFHTNVTGTTAMVELAADLGCRLLFVSTSGIVSCSRRPGEGAFEDGKFRDSVVGTWPYYASKIGAEREARALAARRGVELVVVRPPVLLGPGDHRFRSTVNVLRVLRGRVPAVPPGGMHFADVRDAAGAIVRAMLLPRPRPVYHLVGTVSSLDAFFCRVAAAAGLRRTWRVLPSWLMLAAARVNHRLGSPLHVLPDPVLIEMASHHWDHCSRYAEPELGYASRAPEETLRDTVDWLREHHPEIRRATAGPPAAGGASAAARYG
- a CDS encoding vanadium-dependent haloperoxidase — translated: MHTPVKRKVHQAGLIMMMAALTGCDAGVYQPAETPPEALRMNAVVDRATAAERWVALTRTIIGRREFGPLGIARTYALVSVAQYNAVIAAADGKDHGRHPSEAGAAAAAAATVLRAIYPMEGPAIDAQLASDAVLLPQLPSERSADYAAGIIVGEQAAVAVLERAATDGSAAIWSGSIPAGPGFWLNGPPPLQPVSPLWGDVRPWVLESGDQFRPAPPPAFGSAEFIAALTEVRHYTDNVTPEQLEIARFWQGGSGPGGPMGYFGAVASGLAASRNMNERAATRMFAVMYMAIMDASIGCWDAKYAYWYIRPHQADPGIATPVGRPNFPAYPSAHSCLSAAAVGVLRDFFPAETANLNAQVDEAGVARLYAGLHYHFDITAGQELGFAVARLALANAPRGQQAIPLD
- a CDS encoding sigma-70 family RNA polymerase sigma factor, whose product is MDTPPTVTQLLALASSGDETALARAFPLVYGELRGLARRQLRRECEGFTLNSVALVHEAYLRLVDQTRVQWRDRAHFLAVAAMAMRRILIDEARRRRAVRHGGGAQRVPLDGIDVASPDDHADLLLDLDSALSRLSVLDSRQARVVECRFFGGLTEEETAAALGIGLRTVKRDWAKARSWLYQELYPEAVT
- a CDS encoding protein kinase; amino-acid sequence: MTDDARPDGGADDARDEFRRADAIFDAALDQEPHERAQYVERACDGDLVLRDAVLRLLRAYERSTDFLAHRAADLATLLTSETRSTDHDDDAQLRERIQRLLGDAYRLESRVARGGMAIVYRAHDARHDRTVAVKVLDPALGAALDSDAGAKRFLTEIRTAARLNHPNLLPLFDSGAGDGLLFYVMPFIAGETLRQRLQRQSPLPLDEAVHIALGVASALEYAHAQGVVHRDLKPENILLHAGQPLVADFGIAFAASHAGGARFTRTGFHLGTPQYMAPEQVSGDGGVDASADVYALGAVTYEMLTGEPPHSASNAQAVLAKRVSERPTPVRVLRESVPPRVALAVERALERLPVDRFPSAGHFAAALAGSSVEAGPERLSRRAVAVLGVFAVGAAALMLWPGGRDIVETPPVTSFFAVAPIPDAGIGRSPALTPDGERLVYPGSPETQRRVFVRNINELNARPIPNTEGALSAFVSPDGRWVAFLTNDDRLKKVPLDGGPV